The proteins below come from a single Corylus avellana chromosome ca3, CavTom2PMs-1.0 genomic window:
- the LOC132175660 gene encoding probable WRKY transcription factor 41, with translation MENGWSWEQKTLISELIQGMEMAKQLRVQLNSTSSSPEIADMLLQRILASYEKALLILRWSGSMGQHQTVAGTAAVPGSPISVNGSHGSEEFEKGLKDHQDFNVSKKRKILPRWTDQVRVNSETGLEGPHDDGYSWRKYGQKDILGAKHPRSYYRCTFRISQNCWATKQVQRSDEDPNVFEITYRGKHTCSHATNLVPAPPSPEKQEQKHNNNDYNDHHQQEQSLDFLSDIRSSMRIDTHEHFDDKEMAYPFSFPSTSFGCFKSESSSFSLSALDNNTLLGSFSQPFFSPATPESNCFSAHACQTSNFRGVHNGHRSESDLTEIFSANTSASSSPILDLDFSLDPVEFDPNFPFDSPAFFS, from the exons ATGGAGAATGGTTGGAGCTGGGAGCAGAAGACGTTGATTAGTGAGCTAATTCAGGGGATGGAGATGGCGAAACAGTTGAGGGTACAATTGAATTCAACATCTTCGTCGCCCGAGATTGCAGATATGCTTTTACAGAGGATATTAGCTTCGTATGAGAAGGCTCTGTTGATTCTGAGATGGAGTGGGTCAATGGGACAGCACCAGACTGTCGCAGGAACAGCAGCTGTGCCGGGGTCTCCGATTTCTGTCAACGGAAGTCATGGGAGCGAGGAATTTGAAAAGGGTCTCAAGGATCATCAGGACTTTAATGTCTCAAAGAAGAG AAAGATATTGCCCAGATGGACGGACCAAGTGAGAGTGAACTCTGAGACAGGGCTTGAAGGTCCCCATGATGATGGCTACAGTTGGAGAAAATATGGTCAGAAAGACATCCTCGGAGCCAAACATCCCAG AAGCTATTATAGATGCACTTTTCGCATCAGTCAAAACTGCTGGGCAACAAAGCAAGTGCAAAGATCGGATGAAGACCCCAACGTATTCGAAATCACATACAGAGGAAAGCACACCTGTTCCCACGCTACCAATTTGGTCCCAGCACCACCATCACCAGAAAAGcaagaacaaaaacacaacAACAATGACTATAATGATCATCATCAACAAGAGCAATCACTTGACTTTCTCTCAGACATTCGAAGCAGTATGAGGATTGATACTCATGAGCACTTTGATGATAAAGAGATGGCATATCCCTTCTCTTTTCCTTCAACTTCATTTGGATGCTTCAAGAGTGAAAGCAGTAGCTTTTCGCTTTCTGCACTTGACAATAATACTCTCCTGGGCAGTTTTTCTCAACCATTTTTCTCTCCGGCCACCCCGGAATCAAACTGCTTCTCAGCGCACGCATGCCAGACGAGCAACTTCAGAGGGGTTCACAACGGTCACCGTTCGGAATCTGATCTCACTGAGATATTCTCCGCCAACACTTCAGCCTCCAGTTCTCCTATTCTAGACTTGGATTTCTCACTTGATCCAGTGGAATTTGATCCAAATTTCCCATTTGACTCCCCGGCTTTTTTCTCTTAA
- the LOC132175360 gene encoding uncharacterized protein LOC132175360 isoform X2, whose protein sequence is MLQLYCSMMIKNPVFQSLGNTPTILVPSTFLGFSRFLQSPLKNPCRESRESKCYRERRLVKRRGRIVVCRALLPVDPWSPSIDSQSIASQLFAFSLFPYLGFLYFITKSKSAPKLTLFGFYFLLAFVGATIPAGIYAKVHYGTSLSNVDWLHGGAESLLTLTNIFIVMGLREALRRARNVK, encoded by the exons ATGCTACAACTTTATTGCTCAATGATGATTAAAAATCCTGTTTTTCAATCTCTTGGCAACACTCCCACCATTTTAGTCCCTTCAacttttctgggtttttctcGTTTCTTGCAAAGCCCCCTCAAGAACCCATGTAGAGAAAGCAGGGAATCCAAGTGTTACAGAGAGAGAAGGCTTGTGAAGAGAAGGGGAAGGATTGTTGTTTGCAGGGCATTGCTCCCAGTTGATCCATGGTCACCCAGCATCGATTCACAGAGCATAGCTTCAcagctttttgctttttctttgtttccctACCTTGGTTTCTTGTACTTCATCACCAAATCCAAGTCTGCTCCAAAGCTCACCCTTTTTGGGTTCTACTTCTTGCTCGCCTTTGTTGGTGCTACCA TCCCTGCTGGAATTTATG CAAAGGTGCATTATGGTACTTCCTTGTCTAATGTGGATTGGTTACATGGTGGAGCTGAGTCGCTTCTTACTCTAACCAACATATTTATTGTGATGGGGCTGAGAGAAGCCCTTAGGAGAGCTCGAAATGtgaaatga
- the LOC132175360 gene encoding uncharacterized protein LOC132175360 isoform X1 produces the protein MLQLYCSMMIKNPVFQSLGNTPTILVPSTFLGFSRFLQSPLKNPCRESRESKCYRERRLVKRRGRIVVCRALLPVDPWSPSIDSQSIASQLFAFSLFPYLGFLYFITKSKSAPKLTLFGFYFLLAFVGATTVPAGIYAKVHYGTSLSNVDWLHGGAESLLTLTNIFIVMGLREALRRARNVK, from the exons ATGCTACAACTTTATTGCTCAATGATGATTAAAAATCCTGTTTTTCAATCTCTTGGCAACACTCCCACCATTTTAGTCCCTTCAacttttctgggtttttctcGTTTCTTGCAAAGCCCCCTCAAGAACCCATGTAGAGAAAGCAGGGAATCCAAGTGTTACAGAGAGAGAAGGCTTGTGAAGAGAAGGGGAAGGATTGTTGTTTGCAGGGCATTGCTCCCAGTTGATCCATGGTCACCCAGCATCGATTCACAGAGCATAGCTTCAcagctttttgctttttctttgtttccctACCTTGGTTTCTTGTACTTCATCACCAAATCCAAGTCTGCTCCAAAGCTCACCCTTTTTGGGTTCTACTTCTTGCTCGCCTTTGTTGGTGCTACCA CAGTCCCTGCTGGAATTTATG CAAAGGTGCATTATGGTACTTCCTTGTCTAATGTGGATTGGTTACATGGTGGAGCTGAGTCGCTTCTTACTCTAACCAACATATTTATTGTGATGGGGCTGAGAGAAGCCCTTAGGAGAGCTCGAAATGtgaaatga